tttttttaattgtttatattatgattagtaatatttaaatagtCAGCTGATCTAATTATACAAAACTGTTTCAAAGTTTCTGGCTTGATAGGATCATGGAATAGAAAgttaaattaaagaattaatatgAGCATTATATTGTCGAAAGAGAACTTGCTTATATACGTTTCAATAGACCTAGTAAAAGCAAAGAAAACACAGCCAGATCAAGAACTTGATATAATTAAGCTAAGCTCATCGACTTGTACCATATTCagtattttcaaatttttcatcctTATAATTATCGCTTATATTTCTCATTATTCCCTTATCTATTCTTTTCTGTCgcttatttttcttttttctttttttattcgCTTATgattttccttttttttacagATTTAATAGAGAATTCCttatcatatatataaaaggTTATCGAGAGAACTTCTATTGCTAAAAGGAAATAAGGATAGTTGATGCTAATAGTTATTAGGGAAGGATTGTTTTGTATTgtcaaaagaatttttacaTACAAATATGCCTAACGTTGTTAATATTGGAAGGCATAAAATCTGAAAGTTAGATATCCAAGATTCTTCCTGTTTATGGAATGCTTAGTAGACCCGTTGAAcaaatgattattatttgtatatatattttcacatataattttcataatCTAGAATTTTTCATACGCTCAATTCATGTTCaaactaataattattaacttTCAACCACTATTTTTGGTGCTTACCATGCAAATTGCTTACAATATGCATCTTACAAAGAAACGGTATAGAAATTTCGTTCTCATCACCTTTTACCTTTCATTCTGTCTACATGATCTCTATAGAACCAATGGGACTAAATCATATATAGTATATAGAAAGATCTAGAAGTTTATATTATCCAGGTAAAGTAAGAATAATGATtacttctttattattcCCAATGATATTCAGTACCTTCTGAAGATATTGGTGATACTCAAAATACAAGTGCACTACTACAACAGATCTACTAGAAAGATATTGtttctaaaaaattcttaagTTAGCTCTCGGTTATAGTTTCTCTGTAAAATTTGTCTTCTCGCTTGATTTTGCTACTTGAATTTATTCCCCACAAATTACAGAATCATCTGTCCGACCCACAGGAATTTTCCactgaaataaaaaatattgaaatatctaGAGGagttttttaaattattaaatataaacatGCTATGGCAATTATGATAAGAATAGGCACGTATGTATTTCTACAATGGTAGAATTAGGAAAGTATAAGAGAAGGATTCCTAggaatattttattcacGTTTTATATAAAAGCAAGCCTGATCTTTGAATGCCAAGCAATAAACTCTTGATAACGGTCTaaaacttaaaaaaaactagGTATTCAATATGATTTCAGAGAGTGCATCAACTGCATTAGGTACGGTTGCAACTGTTTGTTGGTGTGTACAATTGATTCCTCAAATCTATTATAATTGGAAAAGGAAAGATTGTACTGGTCTTCCGCCTATTATGATGTTTCTTTGGGTTGTATCAGGGGTACCATTTGGTATCTATTTCTGTATTAGTAGAGCTACATTGATTCTACAAATTCAACCTCATCtatttatgtttttttgttgCATAAGTTTTATTCAAACTTGTTACTATCCTCCAGCAAAACTACCCAAATGGAAAATTGCGTTAATTATCGCCTGCCTTGTCATATTTACAGTCTCTACAGAGATATCCTGTGTTTTAGCACTAAGACCATTATATGATAAAGGAATTAAATGGCcagatttaatttttggtATAATTGCAACAATTCTTTTAGCAGTTGGTTTACTGCCCCCCTATTTTGAACTGGCTAAGAGAAAAGGTGAAGTGGTAggtatcaattttttatttttatttgtagaTTCATTAGGAGCATGGCTCTCAATGATAAGTGTTATTGTTGGAAATATGGATATCATGGGCATTATTCTTTATTGTATTGTTGCAGCTTTTGAACTAGGCATATTTACTTCACACTTTATTTGGTGTTGTAGGTTTAAGTGgttttcaaaagaaaaaaatagtgaTACTGAGAATAATCAATTGGATCTTCAGAAAGAGGAAACAATTAATTGGGAAAATGAGGAGAATGCAGACGACgttgaaaaaataacagaattaatagattttACAAAGGAAACAGAAACTATTTGTGACGAAGATACTATTCTTGAAAATCAAATCTATAGTGACAAAAACGATTCAGCAGTGGTTTCCTATCAAAAAGCAGAAACAATGAAAAgtttagaaataaaaaataaaagagaaATTAAGTAAATATCCAGTTCTTTCCTTTTAGTACACCAAGTAGTAACAGTTTATATTATCCCTCgaatattaattttcacCATGAAGGGAATGATGTTAAAGTGATAACCATTATATCTTACCAATTATCTACAGTTTCTTtcataaattattaataggAACAAAATCTTGAATATACAATACGAAAACATATTCTTTTgctattaaataaataatattattaaataatttaaacatGTATTGGGCTTaattaacaaaaattacTCCAAAACTAGCATTATACAACAACATATAATGGACTTATTTTTCTGGTATAAGTGACTAGAGTAGTGAAATTTGTTATTACTGCCTTGAATACTTTGTTAGAAATTTATCTCTCTTTGCTGAATAACTGAAAActaaatattaaatctgAACTAAAAACATCAAAAATACACTAAAGACTCTATGAGAAGATTAAAAActaagaaaataataaattacaGATATTCTATTAGATGTCTATATTGGTATTAGAATATACgcttaaaaaaatagtatttaTAAAGTTTATGAATGATATTATGCAGGTAAAATTGTAATATCGGAATATTTTACAAGGAAAGAATGCAGATTGTGATTATCAACCAATCTTTTAATAGAGGCTGATCTATTAGGTGCCAATGTTTTAACCaaagagaagaaaataatcaaaCGATTGAATACTTCAGGATTTGATACCCAACCTAATGGTGTATCAATCACTGATTCATTTGCTAAATAGCTAGCTAATGAAGACAATaagttttcaatatattcacATGCCTgagtatttgaaatatcaaGAGTTCCAAGAACATTAATGTAATTACCAAATACATGGATTTCATTTCTAAATTgattatctttttcaaattcaaatagttGTTCTTCTGTAGTTTCAATCTCCAAAAATAGTTCATGAAGGCCATCCAGATAAGTTCGAACTTGTTGCCAAATTAGGTCATATATCTCCTCTTGCGTATAAATAGATTTCATATGCATAATCACTTTATGTGATGTAATACACGAactcattttattttcccaAGAatccaattttaaaatatttttatttaaccAAAATGCAGCAGTATCTCTtacatcttcatcatcatcagtCAACATTTCGTGGATATGGAAAAGGATCTTGattgttgaaatttttgTATACATATTTGTTAAACATTTTAGACCTGATAGCCGTGAATTCGTTGGTTTATCAACTTTGACTAAATCCAAAGCCAAATTTAAGATAGATTCCATTGCTTCTTGAGTAACTACAGTACCCAAGGCCTCAATTGTAGCCAGACGTAAATCCTCACTGGCGgtagatgataataattccatTAAGGAGTCGACATCTAATTTGCTTTCAGTCTTTTGAATAGCTTTTAAAATTGGCTTTTTGATAGTTACCATTGTGCTATCAGAGTATAGTAGATGATTCagatcttttaaaatatcattattgcCATTCAATATATCCTTGCTATTTTCttgtaaaataaatttgacAGCAATGTCTTGAACTTCAAAAAACGAAGAGTTTAGGCCCAATCTACAGAGATCCATAATGCTTTCCTTCTTTTCGTACATTagtaaaattttcaatacaAGAGCCAGGCATAACTGCTTACTGCCATCAACTCTGTGAATGATACTATTTTCAATGAAGTAATTACCTAATTTGAACAAAAACTGAGAATTTTGGATAACCAAATCAGAAGAACCATctattaattctaataacaAGTCACAATATGCATGCCCGGTAATAAAGGACATATTGTTAAAGAGCAATATATTATCGTATTCAAGGATCGTCTTAGTAAGTGGTAAATGATCCCAATTAGGCATATCTGAATTTAAGGCAActatcatattttttatcgCCATTAAATGTCCATgcaatttattttgattattttgtGAACAAGTTTTAAGTAAGTCAATGATATCTGATTCATGATCTTTAGATAATGCAACAATAGTTCTCGATGCCATATCTCtgattttccaatttttatttccaaGACATTGAATAACTccttttttaaagatatcCAAACCATCATACCCAGGGGTTGGCTTTAAACGCAATAGTAGGTTTAACACTAAGAAAATAGATTCAATACCTGCTGAAGATTTTAAACAGTTATTAGTCATATTTGAATTCGAATTTTCAAgtaaatctaataaaatatctctAACACCGGggaatttagaaaaaaataaatgtgCACTCATGTTTTTTCCAACTTTACcaaatattctattttgtAAAGAAGTAAACAACATAATGGAACAATTTCTCAAAGCCCATATATCAGAAGTAAAACTAGATAATGATAGCTGTAAAGCAATTGGAACATACGCTAAACAATGTGATGCAAGTTTTgattcaataaaaatagcTCTCATACAATTGAATGCATTAATTTGAGGGAcatcaattttatcttGGAAACCAACTATTGGAATAGATGCAATACGTATCAGGTTTTCAAAAACATAAGTCAATTGAGATCTGTCATTCTTTGTTTCTGTTGACAATATAGTAGTAATTAAGAACGGAATACCACCTGATCTTCTGGTAATATGTTGCGTTTTAGtatctaattcattaataatttcttttagcCAAACATCTATTTGTTTAGGGTATTGCTTTCTCGCTCTATTACAACAAACTGTTAAACTTGGCAATATAGATTGGAAAGCACCGCTATGACGAATTGAAAGTAACTGTGATATTAGCAGATTACCAATTCGCACTAATTTATCATCCGCCATTGGATATCTAGTCAATaaagtatttaataatCCAGATGCTTCTTTAATGGCTCTGAAGGCATAACTAGTGATTTGTTGATCTGATATTTCAGAATCAATGTATTTTTGAGGTAAAATACCATCTGAAGCATCATGACAAAGAACATCTTTAACAGTCTCCCATTGAAATTCCACCAAAGAAATGCTATTTTTTACCAATTCACCTAATCGTGGGTCGTTAATATCAAAGTTATATTGAGCTAAGATAGAACGTAATGCTGTAAAGTAACCACCTACTGGATCGTTTACTGCAGCGACAAAGTCATCCTTAAAATgcaaaattttgaaatgaaTATCTCTCTCAGTACGACAAATAAATGACTCTTTGTTGAATGATGTCATGAATAAGAAATCTGCAATAGTTGCACCAATATCTGAAGTTTGGAAAACTGATAATTGCTGTTTAGATTCAGAGTATAATTTTTGCCAATCAATTTTCGAATATAATACACTATCTATATCACTTTGAAAagcaattaataaaatatatttggcTTGCTTACGAATATCATCATATGAATTTGTCAAGTTATCTATCAATAATCTTATTAATGCGTCATCATCTAATAAGTTGATTGAAAAGGGATATTCTCttctatttcttttgtCTAAGAATTTTTCCGCAATACTTCTATCTAATCCTGTttcaatgaaaatattcaagattTGGAAAGCAAGATCATTTCTTTGATATTGTGTTCCTGGACATAATtggatttttaaaaaatctaataacCAATATAGAAAATCACGTGCAATTTGAACCtcattcaatttttctttttgctCTTCAGGTAATTTATTTGctttattcaatttctttGCATCTCTCGCTAAACATGCACATGAATCTCTTACTCTTAGTATAAAATGTTTAAAGGCACTTGCgaaataatttcttgtttCCACTTCGGTATCAACAAAGAATATAGATAAATTTCTCTTCAATAATTCGAAAATATATCCTTTAATTGgctttgattttttaacGGAGAATGTTAGTAATTCAAATGCGGGCAATTTGTTTTCATCTtgttgtaataatttttctaaaactGCCATTGagattaatttatcatcatgGAAAGGTTCTTCTTCTATATCTAACTCTTGACCGATTTTTAATAGTGATAGTAACTGGGATGGCTCATTGGTAAACAGATCCTTCATAAACAGAGAAAAAGCTTGACGTGGcattaaattgaatattggTCTTAGAAcataaaattcaattgatttggAGAATTTAGGTTGAGGTAAATAGTTTAATACTTGATTCTTCCAGATAACCATCCATTcagaaatttttgattcgtctttattataatgaatattaaaaatattgattaaTAAACTTGTCAAGCATTTACCAATTGGATTGGAAAGAGAATCGGACCACATCAAGGATAATGAAGATTCAATAAAGTTTGACTTATATTCTAATACACGATACatatctaattcatcagATAAAGattcaatcaaataatattgaactTTCAAAGTTGAAGGAATGTCCAAGACACGATCTAACCATTTGCTTAGTAGAGCAACTAATGATTCATTGGAATATATGATCTTTAACAACCTTAGCAATTTAGTAAACATATCTCGCAAAGCATTTACAAGTCCAGAGCCTCCATCTGCCCAGAAATCAACTgtatattgaaatatacgtgaaacatttttttcatttaatagcTGGCTACGAACAATTTCTTCGAACCTAGTGGtatctaattttttggTTTGAATAAACTGGGTAGTTCTTAAAGTCCACAGCGAGAATGCGTCTGTCACAAAAGGTCTTGAAGAATCTGGAATATTATCTACCTGAGACGTTAGTGGCTTTAAAACAATGGCAAATTGTCCGATGACACTAGTCAAAACGTCATCAATATGTTCTggatttttcaataattttgaatggTTATACTTGATTAGAAattcttttgtatttttaacattttctGTCAAAATTTCTGTTTGCTCACtcataataaaaagaaagtaTAGATAACACGAACGATACTTTACTTGTAGTAAgacaaaatttttttttataatttatttttaatattttaatttttaacaaaattttattttatttttatttaaatcgACTAATCACTACGACAGTGAAAAGAAAACCACACTTCTAAAATTTATCAGAACGTTgtgaatatataaatgtcGAGTttggataatttattaaattcaagaTTTCAAAATCCGAAACATTCTAAAACGTTTTTAACTCGTTCAGTATTTTTGCTTAAAATTAAActttttcattcttttcttttcaagTAGCTCATCGATTTTTCCGAAACTTCAATACCCAAAACAATTCTCggaaatataaatattttatgaCAATATGAGTAAACTCAGCTGGTCCAGCATATCTTAAATAAACTAAAAACACGATGATTGTCCTTGCAGGAACACACCATAGAGTGTAAATGCCTACGGAATATGCAAGAAAATGATTGGCATATATTATGAGTACAATACTGGACTTAGTGTGGTTCGAATAGGATAGCATACTATATGATATGACCAATcaaaatgtaaaaaaaaacatattaGTATATACATCAAAAACAGTAAACTATTCTTTTTGCATGTATATCTTGAGTAGTATTTAAGACAATGATATTCCATATTCgagatatatatttatcagGACATTTGGAATCACGATTTGACAGAGTCATTTTATCAACGCTGACCTCCTGACTCCAGTGAATACTTTTATCCTGCGCCTAGTATCTCCCAAATCAGTTAAAACTGAAGGTACCTGTGGATGAAACAACAGAGCATGACAAAACTTTACTCCAGCTATTTAAACAGATAGGATTAAAAGGACTAACGTggtatatattttctgaCGATCTGTCATCTTTGACTGTGTACGACATATTCTCCGTAACTTATTTCTTAACTGAACCTTCTCAAACACTTACCAAGAGCATCTTACTTCTTACATTTTTCTTGGCTCGACTCATTTTacacattttttttattaatgtgACTAAAAAATAAGGACTATTTAGGTATTTAAGTTTAGAAATTTCCCGGTTAATGAGCGTATGGGAATTACCACTTCTGTATAAATTCTAGGTTCAGATTTATTAACAAAGTCAACTTGATTCTTAGAGGAATTACTTTA
The window above is part of the Henningerozyma blattae CBS 6284 chromosome 2, complete genome genome. Proteins encoded here:
- the ILT1 gene encoding Ilt1p, which gives rise to MISESASTALGTVATVCWCVQLIPQIYYNWKRKDCTGLPPIMMFLWVVSGVPFGIYFCISRATLILQIQPHLFMFFCCISFIQTCYYPPAKLPKWKIALIIACLVIFTVSTEISCVLALRPLYDKGIKWPDLIFGIIATILLAVGLLPPYFELAKRKGEVVGINFLFLFVDSLGAWLSMISVIVGNMDIMGIILYCIVAAFELGIFTSHFIWCCRFKWFSKEKNSDTENNQLDLQKEETINWENEENADDVEKITELIDFTKETETICDEDTILENQIYSDKNDSAVVSYQKAETMKSLEIKNKREIK
- the TRM732 gene encoding tRNA methylation protein TRM732 (similar to Saccharomyces cerevisiae YMR259C; ancestral locus Anc_8.811); this encodes MSEQTEILTENVKNTKEFLIKYNHSKLLKNPEHIDDVLTSVIGQFAIVLKPLTSQVDNIPDSSRPFVTDAFSLWTLRTTQFIQTKKLDTTRFEEIVRSQLLNEKNVSRIFQYTVDFWADGGSGLVNALRDMFTKLLRLLKIIYSNESLVALLSKWLDRVLDIPSTLKVQYYLIESLSDELDMYRVLEYKSNFIESSLSLMWSDSLSNPIGKCLTSLLINIFNIHYNKDESKISEWMVIWKNQVLNYLPQPKFSKSIEFYVLRPIFNLMPRQAFSLFMKDLFTNEPSQLLSLLKIGQELDIEEEPFHDDKLISMAVLEKLLQQDENKLPAFELLTFSVKKSKPIKGYIFELLKRNLSIFFVDTEVETRNYFASAFKHFILRVRDSCACLARDAKKLNKANKLPEEQKEKLNEVQIARDFLYWLLDFLKIQLCPGTQYQRNDLAFQILNIFIETGLDRSIAEKFLDKRNRREYPFSINLLDDDALIRLLIDNLTNSYDDIRKQAKYILLIAFQSDIDSVLYSKIDWQKLYSESKQQLSVFQTSDIGATIADFLFMTSFNKESFICRTERDIHFKILHFKDDFVAAVNDPVGGYFTALRSILAQYNFDINDPRLGELVKNSISLVEFQWETVKDVLCHDASDGILPQKYIDSEISDQQITSYAFRAIKEASGLLNTLLTRYPMADDKLVRIGNLLISQLLSIRHSGAFQSILPSLTVCCNRARKQYPKQIDVWLKEIINELDTKTQHITRRSGGIPFLITTILSTETKNDRSQLTYVFENLIRIASIPIVGFQDKIDVPQINAFNCMRAIFIESKLASHCLAYVPIALQLSLSSFTSDIWALRNCSIMLFTSLQNRIFGKVGKNMSAHLFFSKFPGVRDILLDLLENSNSNMTNNCLKSSAGIESIFLVLNLLLRLKPTPGYDGLDIFKKGVIQCLGNKNWKIRDMASRTIVALSKDHESDIIDLLKTCSQNNQNKLHGHLMAIKNMIVALNSDMPNWDHLPLTKTILEYDNILLFNNMSFITGHAYCDLLLELIDGSSDLVIQNSQFLFKLGNYFIENSIIHRVDGSKQLCLALVLKILLMYEKKESIMDLCRLGLNSSFFEVQDIAVKFILQENSKDILNGNNDILKDLNHLLYSDSTMVTIKKPILKAIQKTESKLDVDSLMELLSSTASEDLRLATIEALGTVVTQEAMESILNLALDLVKVDKPTNSRLSGLKCLTNMYTKISTIKILFHIHEMLTDDDEDVRDTAAFWLNKNILKLDSWENKMSSCITSHKVIMHMKSIYTQEEIYDLIWQQVRTYLDGLHELFLEIETTEEQLFEFEKDNQFRNEIHVFGNYINVLGTLDISNTQACEYIENLLSSLASYLANESVIDTPLGWVSNPEVFNRLIIFFSLVKTLAPNRSASIKRLVDNHNLHSFLVKYSDITILPA